A genome region from Sphingobium sp. WTD-1 includes the following:
- a CDS encoding arylsulfatase, whose translation MKLRTVLASLALATALTTPAAAQEKRPNFLVIVADDLGYSDIGVFGSEISTPNLDRLALSGVRLTGFHTAPTCSPTRSMLLSGTDNHRAGLGTMAEMQAPNQIGKPGHEGYLRTDIAALPEVLTAGGYRTLFSGKWHLGLTPEQDPHARGFQHSFALLQGAGNHYGTDISATPKPGFTTYREDGRTLDSLPSDYYSSDAFATKLIDQIKTTKDDKPFFAYLAFTAPHWPLQAPSETIAKYKGRYEAGYEALRAERLKKQVALGLVPASAAQHPLENSKPWAELTPDEKKTASRTMEIYAAMVDRLDQNVGRVIDALKASGEYDNTVILFLADNGAEGMDLVHARNPRFRARAEAADNSYDNLGKDSSYISYGPGWAQAATTPSWLYKAFATEGGTRTTAFLSGPAVKKPGSIAHDYLNVMDVAPTLIDLAGIAPPKGTFQGRTVQPIRGTSWAPWLAGTAPTVHPASEAIGTELFGSRALRQGDWKITDAGDGQWHLFNIAADPGETTDLSAREPARRAALEKAWDAYASDVGVVLPNPRIMVE comes from the coding sequence ATGAAGCTCCGCACTGTCCTTGCCAGCCTGGCGCTGGCCACCGCCCTCACCACGCCCGCGGCGGCGCAGGAAAAGCGTCCCAATTTCCTGGTGATCGTCGCCGACGACCTGGGCTATTCCGATATCGGTGTCTTTGGCAGCGAGATATCCACACCCAATCTCGACCGGCTCGCTCTGTCGGGCGTGCGCCTGACCGGCTTCCACACCGCGCCCACCTGCTCGCCGACCCGCTCGATGCTGCTGTCGGGCACCGACAATCATCGCGCCGGCCTTGGCACCATGGCGGAAATGCAGGCCCCCAATCAGATCGGCAAACCCGGCCATGAAGGCTATCTGCGCACCGACATCGCCGCCCTGCCCGAAGTCCTGACCGCCGGCGGCTATCGCACCCTCTTTTCGGGCAAATGGCATCTTGGCCTCACGCCCGAGCAGGATCCCCATGCCCGCGGTTTCCAGCACAGCTTCGCGCTGCTGCAGGGGGCAGGCAATCATTATGGCACCGACATTTCGGCCACGCCCAAGCCCGGCTTCACCACCTATCGCGAGGATGGCCGCACGCTCGACAGCCTGCCCAGCGACTATTATTCCTCCGACGCCTTCGCCACCAAGCTGATCGACCAGATCAAGACGACGAAGGACGACAAGCCCTTCTTCGCCTATCTCGCCTTCACCGCGCCGCACTGGCCGCTGCAGGCCCCGTCCGAAACCATTGCCAAATATAAGGGCCGCTATGAGGCGGGCTATGAAGCGCTGCGCGCCGAGCGGCTCAAGAAGCAGGTCGCCCTCGGCCTGGTCCCGGCCAGCGCCGCGCAGCACCCCCTAGAAAACAGCAAGCCCTGGGCAGAGCTGACCCCAGACGAGAAGAAGACCGCGTCGCGGACGATGGAAATCTATGCCGCGATGGTCGACCGGCTCGACCAGAATGTCGGCCGGGTGATCGATGCGCTCAAGGCCAGCGGCGAGTATGACAATACCGTCATCCTCTTCCTTGCCGACAATGGCGCCGAGGGGATGGACCTGGTCCATGCCCGCAATCCCCGCTTCCGCGCCCGCGCCGAAGCCGCCGACAACAGCTATGACAATCTGGGCAAGGACAGCAGCTATATCAGCTATGGCCCCGGCTGGGCGCAGGCGGCGACCACCCCCTCCTGGCTCTACAAGGCGTTCGCGACCGAGGGCGGCACCCGCACCACCGCCTTTCTCTCCGGACCAGCGGTGAAGAAGCCCGGCAGCATCGCCCATGACTATCTCAATGTCATGGACGTCGCCCCCACCCTGATCGACCTGGCCGGCATCGCCCCGCCCAAGGGGACATTCCAGGGCCGCACCGTCCAGCCGATCCGCGGCACCAGCTGGGCGCCCTGGCTCGCCGGCACGGCGCCGACCGTCCATCCCGCCAGCGAGGCGATCGGCACCGAATTGTTCGGCTCGCGCGCATTGCGCCAGGGCGACTGGAAGATCACCGATGCCGGCGATGGCCAATGGCATCTGTTCAACATCGCCGCCGATCCGGGCGAAACCACCGACCTGTCCGCCCGCGAACCGGCGCGCCGGGCGGCGCTGGAAAAGGCGTGGGACGCCTATGCCAGCGATGTCGGCGTCGTCCTGCCCAACCCGCGCATCATGGTGGAATAA
- the lptB gene encoding LPS export ABC transporter ATP-binding protein, which produces MDDVTIQDRAASARPLAPQEVGEGLSVISIAKSYDKRVVLSDVSLTVGKGEVVGLLGPNGAGKTTCFYSVMGLVRPDQGRIILDGQDITGLPMYRRAILGLGYLPQETSIFRGLTVAQNIGAVLEMAEPDKAARAAKLEQLLDEFGLTRLRDSAAMALSGGERRRCEIARALAADPSIVLLDEPFAGIDPLSIADIRDLVKQLKTRGIGVLITDHNVRETLEIVDRACIIYSGQVLFAGSPTELVAHPDVRRLYLGENFQL; this is translated from the coding sequence ATGGACGATGTGACGATCCAGGACAGGGCCGCTTCGGCGCGACCGCTCGCCCCGCAGGAAGTGGGCGAAGGACTGTCCGTCATCTCGATCGCGAAAAGCTATGACAAGCGCGTCGTCCTGTCCGACGTGTCGCTGACGGTGGGCAAGGGCGAGGTCGTCGGCCTGCTCGGCCCCAACGGCGCGGGCAAGACGACCTGCTTCTATTCGGTCATGGGCCTCGTCCGTCCCGATCAGGGCCGCATCATCCTCGACGGCCAGGATATTACCGGCCTGCCCATGTATCGCCGCGCGATCCTGGGCTTGGGCTATCTGCCGCAGGAAACCTCGATCTTCCGCGGCCTGACCGTCGCCCAGAATATCGGCGCCGTGCTGGAAATGGCGGAGCCGGACAAGGCCGCACGCGCCGCCAAGCTGGAACAGCTGCTCGACGAATTCGGCCTCACGCGCCTGCGCGATTCCGCCGCCATGGCGCTGTCGGGCGGTGAACGACGCCGCTGCGAAATCGCCCGCGCGCTCGCCGCCGATCCCTCGATCGTGCTGCTCGACGAGCCGTTCGCCGGCATCGATCCGCTGTCGATCGCGGACATTCGCGATCTGGTGAAGCAGCTCAAGACGCGCGGCATCGGTGTGCTCATCACCGACCATAATGTGCGCGAGACACTGGAAATCGTCGACCGCGCCTGCATCATCTACAGCGGTCAGGTGCTGTTCGCCGGCAGCCCCACCGAACTGGTCGCCCATCCCGATGTTCGCCGCCTCTATCTGGGCGAGAATTTCCAGCTCTGA
- the rpoN gene encoding RNA polymerase factor sigma-54: protein MALGPRLDIRQSQSLVMTPQLQQAIKLLALSNLEIEAFVAGELEKNPLLEQGTADDGGREGSGIDREVEAPTLAAETGASDDLIAQGLGGADSPLDVDHGVETFIDDGPADRMAAGSGSGSLDMLGGGSGSGEAVDFDSFANAAPSLQEHLMDQARSTLSGMDLLIATQLIGQISEAGYLEANLLQTAHGLGVPLFTVEAVLEVIHSFDPTGVGARSLAECLALQAKEANRYDPCIQRLLANLDLLAKGALPQLRRICGVDEEDLADMIRELRGYDPKPGLRFASDSATPVTPDLFVSRTREGWGIEVNSATLPRVLVNRTYYVELAGGPQDKVSKAWLADCLASANWLVKALDQRQKTIIKVASEIVRQQEDFFRNGVAYLKPLTLRAVADAIEMHESTVSRVTSNKYLSCPRGLYELKYFFTSGVAAADGDGAVSAEAVKSHIKALIGAEEAHAILSDDTLVDLLRAKGMDIARRTVAKYRESMGIGSSVQRRRQKALKGKAA, encoded by the coding sequence ATGGCGCTCGGGCCACGCCTCGACATCCGCCAGAGCCAGTCTCTGGTGATGACGCCGCAGCTTCAGCAGGCGATCAAGCTGCTGGCGCTGTCCAATCTGGAGATCGAGGCGTTCGTCGCCGGCGAACTGGAAAAGAACCCGCTGCTCGAACAGGGGACCGCCGATGACGGCGGCCGGGAAGGCAGCGGCATCGACCGCGAGGTGGAGGCGCCCACGCTGGCCGCCGAAACCGGCGCCAGCGACGATCTGATCGCCCAGGGGCTGGGCGGCGCCGACAGTCCACTCGACGTCGATCATGGCGTGGAAACCTTCATCGACGATGGCCCGGCCGACCGCATGGCCGCCGGCAGCGGCTCAGGCTCGCTCGACATGCTGGGCGGCGGCAGCGGTTCGGGCGAAGCGGTCGATTTCGACAGTTTCGCCAATGCCGCGCCCAGCCTGCAGGAACATCTGATGGACCAGGCCCGCAGCACGCTGTCGGGCATGGACCTGCTGATCGCCACCCAGTTGATCGGCCAGATCAGCGAAGCGGGCTATCTGGAGGCCAATCTGCTCCAGACCGCCCATGGCCTGGGCGTGCCGCTCTTCACGGTCGAGGCGGTGCTCGAAGTTATCCACAGCTTCGATCCCACCGGCGTGGGTGCCCGCTCGCTCGCCGAATGCCTCGCCCTTCAGGCGAAGGAGGCGAACCGCTACGATCCCTGCATCCAGCGGCTGCTCGCCAATCTCGACCTGCTGGCCAAGGGCGCCCTGCCCCAGCTGCGCCGCATTTGCGGCGTGGATGAGGAGGATCTGGCCGACATGATCCGCGAACTGCGCGGCTATGATCCCAAGCCCGGCCTGCGCTTCGCCAGCGACAGCGCGACGCCGGTCACGCCCGACCTGTTCGTCAGCCGCACCCGCGAGGGCTGGGGCATAGAGGTCAACAGCGCCACCCTTCCGCGCGTGCTGGTCAACCGCACCTATTATGTCGAACTGGCCGGCGGCCCGCAGGACAAGGTGAGCAAGGCCTGGCTGGCCGACTGCCTCGCCAGCGCCAACTGGCTGGTGAAGGCGCTCGACCAGCGGCAAAAGACGATCATCAAGGTAGCGAGCGAGATCGTCCGCCAGCAGGAGGATTTCTTCCGCAACGGCGTCGCCTATCTGAAACCCCTGACCCTGCGCGCGGTCGCCGACGCGATCGAGATGCATGAATCGACCGTCAGCCGCGTCACCTCGAACAAATATCTCTCCTGCCCGCGCGGCCTCTACGAACTCAAATATTTCTTCACCAGCGGCGTCGCGGCGGCGGATGGCGACGGCGCCGTCTCGGCCGAAGCGGTCAAGAGCCATATCAAGGCACTGATCGGCGCGGAGGAGGCCCATGCCATCCTCTCCGACGATACGCTGGTCGACCTGCTGCGCGCCAAGGGCATGGACATCGCCCGCCGCACCGTCGCCAAATATCGCGAGTCCATGGGCATCGGCTCCTCGGTCCAGCGCCGCCGGCAAAAGGCGCTCAAGGGCAAGGCAGCCTGA
- a CDS encoding D-amino-acid transaminase, which produces MSVAYLNGQFLPLEDVRISPLDRGFLFADGIYEVAAVIDGRLVDSASHLARLERSCTEIGIALPLTLDEIEAAQKALVAHNGLSEGLVYLQITRGADVTRDFIPPAGLQPTLFMFVQDKTFLDVPAARTGVAVATMADLRWARRDIKSVGLLAQAMAKMAAKEVGAQEAWMIEDGFITEGASSTAFIVTDEGIVTRPYSQSVLAGCTGAALTALAEESGIAVIRRPFTLAEALAAKEAFMTSASTFCLSIVRIDGQPVGDGTPGPVATRLRELYIDFARRTAV; this is translated from the coding sequence ATGTCCGTCGCCTATCTCAACGGCCAGTTTCTGCCGCTCGAAGACGTCCGCATCTCCCCGCTCGATCGCGGCTTCCTGTTCGCCGACGGCATTTATGAAGTGGCGGCCGTGATCGATGGCCGGCTGGTCGACAGCGCCAGCCATCTCGCCCGGCTGGAACGTTCCTGCACCGAAATCGGCATCGCCCTGCCGCTGACCCTGGACGAGATCGAGGCGGCGCAGAAGGCTCTGGTCGCCCATAACGGCCTAAGCGAGGGCCTCGTCTATCTCCAGATCACCCGTGGCGCCGACGTCACCCGCGACTTCATCCCGCCGGCCGGTCTCCAGCCGACCCTGTTCATGTTCGTCCAGGACAAGACATTCCTCGACGTGCCCGCCGCCAGGACCGGCGTCGCGGTCGCCACCATGGCCGACCTGCGCTGGGCGCGGCGCGACATCAAGAGCGTCGGCCTGCTCGCCCAGGCGATGGCCAAGATGGCCGCCAAGGAAGTCGGCGCGCAGGAAGCCTGGATGATCGAGGACGGCTTCATCACCGAAGGCGCCTCCTCCACCGCCTTCATCGTCACCGACGAAGGCATCGTCACCCGCCCCTACAGCCAGTCGGTGCTGGCCGGCTGCACCGGCGCGGCGCTGACGGCCCTTGCCGAAGAAAGCGGCATCGCCGTCATCCGCCGCCCCTTCACCCTCGCCGAAGCGCTCGCCGCCAAGGAAGCCTTCATGACCAGCGCGTCCACCTTCTGCCTCTCGATCGTCAGGATCGACGGCCAGCCGGTCGGTGACGGCACCCCCGGCCCGGTCGCGACCCGGCTGCGCGAACTCTATATCGACTTCGCCCGCCGCACCGCGGTCTGA
- a CDS encoding MarR family transcriptional regulator — protein MANPFSTDHDRPFAAPDDRRGLLIVADGAWIDDAAMLADAAGLRLLGTVPLDQAAARLDMQVGCDVVLLLCRQPDPLLERLIVQVETIAIQNRMAVVLMAGIETLDMVFACIRSPQTQLLCNPDNGDIAAALLAAAHSDALPHDLHDATHESDGNRLQRLSEEVSRLARTIEALTDRPRPTLPAFDMPARIADRQGGYIAMPAIATIGAATMAETASVTAAQVRDLLRARRLRADFLPGDLFADPAWDMMLDLLAARLEQAHVSVSSLCIASAVPPTTALRWIRTLTDKALVERRADPHDGRRIFIALADDAAEQLTRWFGASRRYLNA, from the coding sequence ATGGCCAATCCTTTCTCGACCGATCATGATCGTCCCTTCGCCGCGCCGGATGACCGGCGCGGGCTGCTGATCGTCGCCGACGGGGCATGGATCGACGATGCCGCCATGCTGGCCGATGCCGCCGGCCTGCGTCTGCTCGGCACCGTCCCGCTCGACCAGGCCGCCGCCCGGCTCGACATGCAGGTGGGCTGCGATGTCGTCCTGCTGCTCTGCCGCCAGCCTGATCCGCTGCTCGAACGGCTGATCGTCCAGGTCGAAACGATCGCGATCCAGAACCGCATGGCCGTCGTGCTTATGGCGGGTATCGAAACACTCGATATGGTCTTTGCCTGCATCCGCAGTCCGCAGACTCAGTTGCTGTGCAATCCCGACAATGGCGACATCGCCGCCGCCCTGCTCGCCGCCGCGCATAGCGATGCGCTGCCGCATGATCTTCACGACGCCACCCATGAAAGCGACGGCAACCGGTTGCAGCGGCTGAGCGAGGAAGTCAGCCGCCTCGCCCGCACGATCGAGGCCCTGACCGATCGGCCACGCCCGACGCTCCCCGCGTTCGACATGCCTGCGCGCATCGCCGATCGCCAGGGCGGCTATATTGCCATGCCGGCCATCGCCACGATCGGTGCGGCCACCATGGCGGAAACCGCCTCCGTCACCGCCGCACAGGTCCGCGACCTGCTGCGCGCGCGACGACTGCGCGCCGATTTCCTGCCCGGCGACCTGTTCGCCGATCCGGCCTGGGACATGATGCTGGACCTGCTCGCCGCCCGGCTGGAACAGGCCCATGTCTCGGTCTCCAGCCTGTGCATCGCCTCCGCCGTGCCGCCGACCACGGCGCTGCGCTGGATTCGGACGTTGACGGATAAGGCTTTGGTCGAACGTCGTGCCGATCCGCATGACGGCCGCCGCATCTTCATCGCGCTGGCCGACGATGCGGCCGAGCAACTGACCCGCTGGTTCGGCGCCAGCCGCCGCTATCTCAATGCCTGA
- a CDS encoding site-specific integrase gives MTVYKPEGRPHYLYDFQFNHRRYHGSTGCTSKRLAEAFERRERHKAALPEEQRPPITVDEACGLYQEHAEHLPSWPTIKGLTAALVEGLGATRLLSEISQRDFQIFVAKRRDGRSNASVNRDIENARAIWRHAADTEYDVGQMPKWGKLFLKVAKKPPRELDLTEEKKLFLAIRNDVADAIDFLLKSGWRRGEVLGLRWDDVNLQRKQAITRIKGGDFVVRPLTSTLVEIIARQPQADDDEGKPFVFTYVCQKSRGNRRAGKRYPLTATSLRKPFEQAKADAGVDNFRIHDLRHTRGTRIVRATGSLAAAKEALKHKRIETTLRYAHVLDEDVRNALDASESRHSPDQSKKGKRKA, from the coding sequence GTGACCGTCTACAAGCCTGAGGGCAGGCCCCACTATCTCTATGATTTCCAGTTCAACCATCGGCGCTATCATGGGTCGACAGGCTGCACGTCCAAGCGATTGGCGGAAGCATTCGAGCGCCGCGAGCGCCATAAGGCGGCCCTGCCCGAAGAGCAGCGGCCGCCTATCACCGTCGATGAAGCCTGCGGCCTCTATCAGGAACATGCGGAGCATCTGCCCAGCTGGCCCACCATCAAGGGGCTGACCGCCGCCCTGGTCGAAGGGCTGGGCGCGACGCGCCTTTTGTCGGAGATCTCTCAGCGCGATTTCCAGATTTTCGTTGCGAAGCGCCGGGATGGCCGCTCCAATGCATCGGTCAATCGCGACATCGAAAACGCGCGCGCGATCTGGCGCCACGCGGCCGACACCGAATATGACGTCGGCCAGATGCCCAAATGGGGCAAGCTCTTCCTCAAGGTCGCGAAGAAGCCGCCGCGCGAACTCGACCTGACGGAGGAAAAGAAACTCTTCCTCGCGATCCGCAACGACGTGGCGGACGCGATCGACTTCCTGCTCAAATCGGGCTGGCGCCGGGGCGAGGTGTTGGGCCTGCGCTGGGACGATGTGAACCTGCAACGCAAGCAGGCTATCACGCGCATCAAGGGCGGCGATTTCGTCGTGCGGCCGCTCACCTCGACGCTGGTCGAGATCATCGCTCGACAGCCCCAGGCCGACGATGACGAGGGCAAGCCATTCGTCTTCACCTATGTCTGCCAGAAGAGCCGTGGCAATCGTCGCGCCGGCAAGCGCTATCCGCTCACCGCGACCTCTCTTCGCAAGCCCTTTGAACAGGCCAAGGCCGACGCCGGCGTCGACAATTTCCGCATCCATGATCTGCGCCACACGCGTGGCACCCGCATCGTCCGCGCGACCGGATCGCTTGCCGCCGCGAAGGAAGCGCTAAAGCACAAGCGGATCGAGACGACGCTGCGCTATGCACATGTGCTGGACGAGGATGTGCGGAACGCGCTCGATGCAAGCGAGTCCCGACATAGTCCCGACCAATCGAAAAAGGGAAAGCGGAAAGCCTAG
- a CDS encoding helix-turn-helix domain-containing protein yields the protein MTDQSILLTETEAADRLSLCARTLRKERQAGRLRYVLIGRAIRYTVADLESYVEQLRQVPPACLPASPTRRTSVAKRRDRGVVVPFTRRHTER from the coding sequence ATGACCGACCAATCCATCCTTCTGACCGAAACGGAAGCGGCCGATCGCCTGAGCCTCTGCGCGCGCACCCTGCGCAAGGAGCGCCAGGCGGGCCGTCTCCGCTATGTGTTGATCGGGCGCGCCATTCGCTACACTGTCGCGGATCTCGAATCATACGTCGAGCAACTTCGCCAGGTGCCGCCCGCATGTCTGCCAGCTTCGCCCACCCGCCGCACGTCAGTGGCAAAGCGCCGCGATCGAGGCGTCGTCGTGCCCTTCACGAGGCGACATACAGAGCGTTGA